CGGCCGGCAGTACGTCCGCCGCAGCGCCGGAGAGCGGAGTCGACTCGGCGGCGGCATCCTCCGCCTCCTCGTCGCTGACCGCACTGCGTGGACGCTCACGCCGCTCGGCGAGCCCCGACGTCGCCTCGGCCAGTGGCCGGCGCAGGAACAGCAGCGACAGGCTGAGACCGATCAGTGCGGCGAAGATCGCCGCCAGCCAGTACAGCTCGCGGAACACCGGGAACAGCATCAGGATGCCGAACGGCACCAGGAATGCCAGGAGCCGCAGCACCGAATACAGGAGGGCGGAGCGGGCTTTCATCCGCTCAGTCTAATTCCGCGACGCGGCTGGGCCTGGGACTGTCCTCTCAGTACGGCCACGGCCGGGGCCGCTTCCGTTCCGCGCGCCTAGGATGGAACCGTGGCGAGAGTCCTGTTGATTCTGGCGCTGGTGGCTACCGCGTTCTGGGTGTTCACCATCGTCGATGTCAGCGTGCAACCAGCCGCCCGTCATCGTGGCGTGACCAAGCCGATCTGGATCCTCATCGTGATCCTCCTGCCAGTCCTCGGCGGCCTGCTGTGGCTCACCGTCGGCCGCGTGCGCCGCTCGACGCTGGCGGCGCGCCGCGCTCCCGACGACGATCCCGAGTTCCTCGGCAAGATCGGCACCCTCAGCGATCAGGACGAGCGCATCCGCCGCCTCGAGGAAGAGCTGGCGCAGCTCGATGCCGAGGCTGATGATCCACGATGGACCGCAGGTGGCGATGCGAAGCCCGCGGCGCCCGAGGCGGCCACGCCGGGCACCGTGACCCCCGAGGCTCCGACGCGCGGCACCGACCGTCCCGCCGAGGGCGATGACGACACCCGCGGTCAGCGCGGAGCCGTCGGCTAGTCGTGGCCGATGATCTTCGGGGACTCGCCTCCCCGTCGACCGATGCCGCGGCCGCCCTGCTGTGCCGGCTGGTCGAACTCGGCATCCGTCACCTCGTCCTGAGCCCGGGATCGCGATCCCAGGCGCTCGCGCTCGTGGCCGCCGAGCTGGAGCGGCGCGGCGAGGTCCGCGTCCACGTGCGCATCGACGAGCGGGTGGCCGGATTCACGGCCCTGGGCATCGGTCGCGAACTCCGCAGCCCTGCCGTGGTCGTGTGCACCTCCGGCACCGCCGCCGCCAACCTGCTGCCCGCCGCCCTCGAGGCCCATCACGCCGGAGTGCCGCTGCTGCTGCTGACCGCCGACCGGCCGCCCGAGCTGCGCGGTGTCGGCGCGAACCAGACGACTCGTCAGCCCGGCATGTTCACGCCGAACACGCGCTTCGAGGCGGACCTGCCCGTTCCCGAGGAGACCGACCCCGACGGTGACGGTGCGCAGAGCCTGCTGCTGCGACAGGTCGCCGAGGAGGCGTTCGCCGCGGCGATGGGCGCGGGAACGCGGGCACCCGGTCCGGTGCACCTGAACCTCCCATACCGTGAACCGCTCGGCGGGCATCTGCCGCCCTGGCTCGGCGCGCCCAGCGCAGAGCTGACGGTGGGCGACGGGGACGTCGACCTCGATGCGGCCCCGGTCGAGGTCGATCCCGAGGACGAGCCGTCCGGCGCGCTCTATCAGGGCGGCGGCGGCATCGGCGAGGCGGATGTCCCCCTCGAGCCCGTCGATCTACCGTTCCTGCTGGAGCGCGGTCCGCGCACGGTGGTGATCGCGGGAGCGGATGCCGGCGCAGGCGCCGAAGAACTCGCACACGTCGGCGGCTGGCCGCTGATCGCCGAGATCGTGAGCGGTGCGCGCTTCGGGCGGAACCTCGTGCACGGGTACCGTGACCTGCTCCGGGATCCGCTCCTCGGTGGCCGCATCGAGCGCATCGTCGTGCTCGGACACCCCACGCTCAGTCGGGAGTCCGTCGCCGTCCTGTCCGATCCACAGATCGACGTCTTCGCGGTGCGCGGGCCCGGCGAGCCGCTCAACCTGAACGGCGCGACCGTCGCGCTCGATGCCGTCGCCGTCAATGCAGGAGAGGTGGACCGGGCGTGGCTCGGCGACTGGCTGCTCGCCTCCCGCGCGGCGTTCGTCGACCTCACTCCTGCGGCGCCGGACGTCGACGGGCTGGCCTCTCCCGTGCCCAGCGAGCGTCGCGATGCGATCCAGAACGAACTGAGTGCGATCCGCGCCCCGCTGGATCGCGCGGCCCTGGTCGATGCCGTCTGGCGTGCGACGTGGCCGCACGATCGGCTCGTCTTCGGCTCGTCGCGTCTGGTCCGCGTCGCGGACGCGGTGCTGGGCGGCAAGAAGGTTCCCGTGCACGCCAACCGCGGGCTCGCGGGCATCGACGGCACGGTGGGGACCGCGATCGGGGTCGCCGTCGCATCCCAGGGCGGCGGTGGGGCGGGTGTGACCAGGGTGCTGCTGGGCGATCTCGCCTTCCTGCACGACGTCGGCGCCCTGCTGCTCCCCCCGCACGAGAGCGAGCCGCGCATCCAGGTCGTCGTCGGCAACGACGGGGGCGGAACGATCTTCGATTCTCTCGAGGTCGCCGGCATCGCCCCGCACGACGCGATGGACCGCGTGCTCTTCACCCCGCACACCACCCGACTCGAGCAGCTGGCGCTCGCGTACGGCTGGGAGTACCGTCGCGTGACGACGCGGACCGCCCTCGACCAGGTGCTGACCGCCCCGGTCGGCGGACGTCAGCTCATCGAGGTTCCGCTGCCCCGCTGAGACACGCCATCATGTCTTCATGACGGGAAAAAGCCAGAAGCACTGGACAGCGGATGCCGCGGAGCTCCTCAGCGTCGGAGCCGATTTCTCACTCGACGATGTCGACCCCGAAGGCACGCCCGGCTATGACGGTGGGAAGACGGGCGCCGTAGACGACCTCGCCAGAGGTGCCGGGGCCCTCGACGAACTGCAGGAGCGGCTCTACGCGCAGAGCCGGGTCGCCGAGACGGGCGACACCGCGGCATCCGTCCTCCTCGTACTGCAGGCGATGGACTCCGCCGGAAAGGGCGGGATCATCCGGCACGTCGTCGGGTCCGTCGACCCGCAGGGCATCGCCTTGACGGCCTTCAAGAAACCGACCGCGGAGGAGCTCGCGCACGACTTCCTCTGGCGCGTGGAGAAGCGGCTGCCGAACCCGGGCTTCATCGGCGTCTTCGACCGGTCGCACTACGAGGACGTGCTGATCGGGAGCGTGCGCTCGCTCGCACCCGCCGACGAGATCGAGCGCCGTTTCGGAGCGATCAACGAGTTCGAGCGCCGCGTGACGGATGCCGGCACCCGCATCGTCAAGGTGATGCTGCACATCTCAGCCGACGAGCAGAAGGTGCGGCTGATGGAGCGACTGGACCGCCCCGACAAGCACTGGAAATACAACCCGGGAGACGTCGACGAGCGCGAGCTGTGGCCGGCCTACATGGCCGCATACCAGACCGTCTTCGAGCGCACGTCGACCGGCGATGCGCCGTGGCACGTCGTGCCCGCGAACCGGAAATGGTATGCGCGGCTGGCCGTCCAGCAGCTGCTGCTCGGAGCGCTGACCGAGATCGACCCGCAGTGGCCGGCAGCCACCTTCGACGTCTCGGCGGAGAAGGCGCGGCTCGCAGCAACCTGAGCTGTCCCCACCTCCGTCGCTCGTAGGCTGGGTCGGTGAAACGCGCCGCTGACCCCGTACGCCGGATCGCCGACAGCTACGTCGCCGAACTGGCCCGCCACGAGCCCGATGCCGCGCAGGCGGCCGGGCTGCCCTCGCCCGGGCCGCTCGCCGATATCGGACCGGAGTGGCTGCAGCGCAAGTACGTGCTGCAGGGCGAGACGATCGAGGCGCTGAACGCTGTTGCGGCCGGAGACGGCGATGCCACGCTGCGCGCGGCGCTGCGCGAGCGCCTCGAACGCGAGCGACTGCTCTTCGACACCGGATTCACGTCTCGGCTGGTCGCCGGGCTCGCCAGTCCGATCCACCTGATCCGATACGCGATCGAGGGATTGCGCGTGACTCCGGATGCGGCGGGCGGAGAGCTCCTCGCCCGGGTCGAGGCCGTGCCGCATGGCGTCGCGCAGTACATCGCCGCCCTTCGCTGGTCGCGAGACCATGCAGACCGGTTCCTCGGGACCGGCGTGGCACCGCGGCGCCAGCTGGACACGCTCGCCGGGCAGCTCGACCTCTGGCTGGAAGCCGATTGGTTCGGCTCGGTCCCGGTCGCCGACGACCTGGGGGCGCAGGAGCGCGCCCGCCTGCGCACTGCAGCCGACGCGGCCAACGTCGCCCTGCGCGAGCTCGTCGCCGTCCTGCGGGAGGAACTGCGACCGGTCGCGCCGTGCGCGGACGGTGTCGGCGCCGATGTGTACGCGGCCATGGCCGCCGGGATGCTCGGTGCGCGCATCGATCTCGCCGACACGTACGCCTACGGGTGGTCCGAGCTCGAGCGCCTGGTCGCCGAGGCGCGGGTGCTGGCCGCCGAGCTCGGCGACCAGGACGCGGACCCGGTCCGCGACGCCGCCGATCGACTGGATGCCGATCCGCGCTACCGGCTGGAGGGAGTGTCCGCCATCCGCGACTGGCTCGAACGCCGCGTCGGCGAGACGACCGAGGCTCTGACCTCCGCATTCGACCTGCCGCCCGGCATCCGACAGGTGGAGTGCGTCGTCGCGGAAGCCTCCACCGGGGTCGTCTACTACACGCCGGCGTCCCCGGACGGCTCGGTGCCGAGCCGCATCGTCTGGACGATCCCCAGCGGCGTCCCCGTCGCGGCGAGCTGGCAGGAGGTGACGAGCGTGCACCACGAGGGCTTGCCCGGTCACCACCTGCAGTTCGCGGTGACGGCATCGCTCGAGCACCTGCATCCCTGGCAGCGTCACCTCTGCCACATCCACGGCTACGCGGAGGGGTGGGCGCACTACGCCGAACAGCTCGCCGACGAGCTCGGACTCATCCGCAATCCGGCCGAGCGGCTCGGCCTCCTGCTCGGACAGATCTGGCGCTCGGTGCGCATCGTCGCCGACATCGGGCTGCACACGGGCTGGGCGATCCCCGCGAACCCGCTCGTCGCCGCGACCGAGTGGACGCCCGAACTGGCGAAGCGGATGCTGGTCGAGCTGGCGCTGGTCGATCCGTCGCTCGCGGGCTTCGAGGTGGACCGCTACCTCGGGTGGCCAGGGCAGGCGCTCGCCTTCAAGGTCGGCGCCCGGCTGTGGCACGAGGCGCGGACGACTCGGCAGGCCGCTGAGGGTGAGTCGTTCTCGCTACGGGAGTTCCACCGCGCGGCGCTCGGACTGGGCCCGATGGGGCTCGACCCGCTGCGCGAGCTGCTGCTCAGCCGGCGCTGAGCCGGGGGAGCACCTCGCGACCAAGCATCCGGATCCCCTCCGCGGAATCGATGCCGTGCGGCGTGCCGAACTCGATGCGGTCCACCCCCGCCTCGATCAGTCGCTGCGCGTGTGCGGCGATGTCATCGGGCGTGCCGGCGAAGGCGAAGACGTCCAGGACGTCGCGGGGGACGAGCCGGCCGGCACCCTCCCCGTCGCCCTCCGCCAACCGGGCGCGGATCGCGGGAAGAAGATCATCGGGCAGGGTGACGGTGGGATCCAGCGCCGCCACCACATCGAGGTACATCGCCACCTGTCGCCGGGCGTGCGTGCGGGCGAGCTCGCCATCGCGATCGACGACGGTCACCGCCCCCAGCACGACGCCGACCGATCCGGCCGGGCGACCCGCGCGGGCCTCGCCGCGAGCAACCCGAGCGCGCACGACCTCGACCATCGCCGGATTGGCGCTGCCGCCGACCTTGATCTCGTCGGCGACCTCGCCGGCCAGGGTCATCCCGAGCGGTCCCCATGAGCCCAGGAGGATCGGCGCGTCGGCGCGCGCGAGCGGATAGCGCAGCGTGACTCCCGGCTCGAGCCGGAAGGTGGTCCCCGCGTACCCCGCGCCGTCGCCGCAGAGCAGCGCGCGGACGAAGCCGACCGCATCGCGGAGGTGGGCGATGGGCCGTGGTGCGTCGACGCCGATCGCCTCCAGCCAGGATCCTTTCGCGAGACCGAGGTACGCTCGGCCCGCGGAGGCAGCATCCACCGCAGCGAACTGTCCCGCGATCTCGTAGGGGTGCAGGGTGAACGGATTCCAGCATGCGCACCCCAGCCTGATCCGGCTCGTCGCATGCGCCATCTCCAGCAGCGCCCCGATCGGAGGCTGATACAGCAGGTCGCTGAAGACGCTGACGCCGTCGAATCCGAGGTCCTCGGCGAGCACCGCCAGCGCGGCGTAGTCGCCCGGCGCCTTGTCGGTCTGCAGCCCGAGCGAGAGCGGGATGCGGTTCACGTGAGGTCGTCCGTGACCATGCGACGACGGCCGGTCCGCTCGATCCGCATGATCAGGCGCTCGTCCGGGTCGGGGCAGGCCACCATGCTGTCGCGCTCGAGCCAGTCTCCGGCGGGCAGATCCCGCTGTTTCGCGGGCAGGAGGGGAAGGGCCGCCTGCAGCGCGTAGATGCAGAAGTGCCCGCCGTCGGGCAGGCGCAGCCTGCTGCTCTCGACCAGGTCGATCGAATCGCCGACCTCCATGCCGCACACCGAGCGACCCTCGATGCGATCGACGACGACGCGCAGATCGTAGAGCTCGGTCACGTCGGCCTCCGGCGTCTGCCCGGGATCAGTCACGACGCACCACCACCCCGCCCTTCATGACGAAATCCAGGTCGCGCAGTGCGCGGATGTCGGATGCCGGGTCCTCCGGCATCGCGATCAGGTCGGCGAACCGGCCGCGCTCGATGGTGCCGATCCGATCGGAGACGGCGAGCCATTCGGCCGGGGCCGCGGTCGCGGCGCGCACCGTGGCAGCCGCATCGAGGCCGCCGGCCTGCATGTGCTCGAGTTCTCGGACGACGGCGCTTGTGCCCTCGAAGTCCCAGAACGGGGGCATGTCGCTGCCCAGCAGCACCTCGACGCCGGCATCCAGCGCCATCCGGAAGGACTCGAGGTGGCGCGGACCGGCCGCCAGCGAACGCTCCTGCATCCACCGCGGCACGCCGAGGTCGTCGAAGAAGGCCTGCGCGCGGGTCACCACGAGCGTCGGCACCAGGGCGGTGCCCCGAGCCGCCATCAGCGCCGCCACTGCGGGTGTCAGCTCGTATCCGTGCTCGACGCAGTCCAGACCCAGCTCGACCGCCTCCGCGATGATCGCGGCGGGACCGGCGTGCGCGGTGACCTTTCGCCCCCAGGCGTGTGCGGTCGAGATCACGGCAGCCATCTCGTCGCGGGTCAGCTGCGGGGTGTCGATCTGCTCGTGCTGACCGGCGATGCCGCCCGAGATCATGATCTTGATCAGGTCCGCACCGAGGGCGATCTGGCTCCGGGCGCCACGGGTGAAGGCATCCGCGCCGTCGCATTCGATCGTGTCGTCCGAGTCGAACCCGTGGCCGCCGGTGCAGCACAGCGCCCGTCCGGCGGTGAAGATGCGCGGGCCGGGAACGCGGCCGGCCTCGATCGCGCGCCGCAGCGCGAAGTCCGCGCCGCCTTTCTCGGCCACGCAGCGCGCCGTCGTGACTCCCGACAGGAGTGTGCGTCGGGCGCCGTCGGCCATGTACAGGGCGAGCTCGGCGGGATCGAGCGAGCTCACCGCGTCGCCGCCGTCGCCCGGCAGCGACAGCGAGAAGTGCGTGTGCATGTTGATCAGGCCGGGCATCACGAACCGGCCGCCCAGGTCGACGGCTCCATCGCGCGGCGCGTCGGCGGCATCGACGATCTCGGCGAGGACGCCGTCACGGATGATCAGCGCGAGACCGTCGCGCGGTTGCGGACGCAGTCCGTCCACGAGCACGAGATTCGTCAGCACCGCGTCGCCGACGGTGGGCAGGGAGGGGACGGCGCCGCTCATCGCCGGAACCTCATGCCAGCGCGTCCACGATCGGCCGGAACTTGACGCGGGTCTCCAGCAGCTCTGCCTCGGGATCGCTGCCGGCCACGATCCCGGCGCCGGCGTGCGCGCGCAGTGGGATGTCGTCGCGACCGTCCGCCGGCACGGTGTCCAGGTCGAACTGCGCACCGCGCAGCGCGATGGCCCACTCGCCGTCGCCGTTCGCGTCGATCCAGCCGACGGGGCCCGCATAGCGGCCGCGGTCCTGCGGTTCGAGCCTCCGGATGACCTCGAGCGCGGCATCGGTCGGGGTGCCCGCCACGGCCGCGGTGGGGTGCAGTGCGGCGACCATGTCGAGCGCGGAGGCACCGTCGCTGAGCTCGCCTTCGACGTCGGTCGCCAGATGGAAGACGTTCGGGAGCTTCAGCGTGAAGGGCTGTTCGCTCGCCGCGAGTGCGCTCGTGTGGGGGCGGAGGGATGCGAGCACGCTCTGCACCGCGTACGCGTGCTCGTCCTGATCCTTGGCGCTGGTGGCCAGCGTGAGGGATGCCGCGGTGTCGGCATCCGCATCGGCGCCGCGCGGCGCCGTGCCGGCGAGGACCCGAGCGGTGACCGTGCCGCCGGTCACGGTGACGAGGGTCTCCGGGCTCGCACCGAGACAGCCGTCGACGGCATAGGTCCAGCAGTCCGGGTAGCCGGAGGCGAGGGCACGCACCAGGCGCCGGAGGTCAGACCCCGCCGGCACGGAGCCGACCAGGTCGCGCGCGAGAACGACCTTGCTCACATCGCCGCCCGCGATCGTCTCGAGCGCGTTGCGCACCGCAGCCTGGTAGCCCGCGGGATCCAAGGCCCCGGGGCCGAGCTTCGCCGACCAGTACGGTCCGTAGGGCGTCGGTTCGGGCGGAACCGATGCGTCGGCATCGCTCACGCCGACGGCCGCGTCGGCGTGGGTGATGCGCGTGACCCAGGAACGCCCGTCGCGGCGCCCGACGATGATCGACGGCACGCTGAGGATGCTCCGTGCCGGCGATCGCGGATCGAAGGTGAACGCGCCGAACGCCAGCAGTCCGGTTCCGCGGAGGCCCACGGGGTCGTCGATCTCGGCGGTCGCCGCGAGCGCTCGCCATCGCGCGCCGATGTCGAAGCGGGTGGGATCCCCCGGGGAGACGAACGCGTGGGACTCGCCGAACGCCGCCATGGCATCGCCGCGGCGGCTCCAGAACATGGGGCGCGCGGCTTCGGCGTACTCCAGGACGTCGTCGATCGCATCGACTTCGCGGGTGACCACCCGCAGGCGAGGCGTCGGCAGCTCCTGCAGGTCGGTCACGAACTCCAGCCTAGACTCGCATCCGTGAGCGAAGACTCGACCGGGCTGCCTGCCGCCGACCCCCGTCCGGCTCCGGGTACGCGGCTGGTGTTCCGCTGGCGCAAGTGGGATGGCGGCGCGCACTGGGTGCACGAATGCGTATATCTCGGCAGCGACCGGTGGGGTGACTGGTTCGGTCAGCCCGCGGGGTGGCGCAGCTTCCGTCCCGGCCGGGATTTCCTGGCCGGTGCGAACAACGTGACGCTGCTGCCGCCGAGCGGCGACTACGCGCTGACCGTCAACGAGATCCCGGGCGCCTCGTACCGCACGTACATCGACATCGCGTGGGACGCGCGCTGGCAGGACGGCGAGCCGACCGGCATCGACATGGATCTCGACGTCGTGAACGCGGTGGACGGGCGCGGCATCTTCATCGACGACCGCGACGAGTGGGACGAGCATCGGGTGCGATACGGGTACCCGCTGGATCTCGTCGAGCGACTCGAAGCGCTCGCGGTCGATCTGGAGCGTCGGGTCACGGCCGCCGAAGCGCCGTTCGACGACGCGACGGCGGATGCCTGGCTCGCGCGCCTGTCCGCACTGGGCCTCGCGGCATCCTGAGCACGGTCCTGAGCAGCATCTCCTGAGCAGCAGCTCCGAGCGGCATCTCCAAGCGGCATACTCCGCGGCGTGCGAACGTAGACTCGACGGGTGACTCCGAGCCCCGATGAGGCCAACCGCGCCGACCTGCACAAGGATCCCGCGCGCGTCAGCGGCATGTTCGATCAGGTCGCGAAGAACTACGACCGCACCAACACCGTCCTGAGCCTCGGCAACGACCGCATGTGGCGCGCCGCGACGACGCGTGCCGTCGCCCCGCGCCCAGGTCAGCGCATCCTCGACCTCGCCGCCGGCACCGGTGCGAGCGCCGTCGCGCTCGCCCGCAGCGGCGCGCAGGTCGTCGCGGCCGACTTCTCGCCCGGGATGATCGCCGAGGGGCAGCGCCGCTACGGGGCGAGCGCGCCGGGTGGCGGCATCCGGAACCTGTCCTTCGTCGAGGCCGACGCGACCGACCTGCCGTTCGCAGACGAAGAGTTCGACACCGTCACGATGTCCTTCGGGCTCCGCAACGTGAACGACCCGAAGAGGGCGCTGCGCGAGCTGCAGCGGGTCACGAAGCCCGGCGGCCGCCTGGTGGTCTGCGAGTTCTCTCAGCCGCCGTCGCGTGCCTTCCACGGGCTGTACCGCTTCTACAACGATCGCATCCTTCCGGTCGTCGCCAAGACCGTGAGCTCGAACGCCGACGCCTACGACTACCTCAACGAGTCGATCAGGGATTGGCCCGACCAGCGCACGCTGTCGGCGTGGATCCGCACGGCGGGCTGGACTGACGTCGCCTACCGCAACCTCTCGCTGGGGATCGTGGCGCTGCATCGGGCTCGGAAGCCGGACGTTGGATAGTGCCGACCCCGGTAGGCTGAACGGGTGACTCCCTCAGCGCCAGGCTCGCGCGTCGCGGGCAAGCTGGGACTCGCGGACCGCACTTTCGCCGGTACGAGATCCCGCAAGCTGGCCTCGGCGGTCGAATCCGGGCTCGAGCGCGTCGACCGCAACCTCGCGCTCGAACTGAGCGTCACCGACGCGGTCGCCGATTCGGCCAGCCGCTACCTCTACGAGGCCGGTGGCAAGCGCGTGCGGCCCATGCTGGCCCTCATCACCGCGCAGCTGGGCGACGGCATCACCGACGACGTCATCGACGGGGCGAGCGCGCTGGAGATCACCCACCTCGGCACCCTGTACCACGACGACGTCATGGACGCCGCCGACAAGCGCCGTGGTGTGCCCAGCGCCCAGACGGTGTGGGGCAACAACATCGCCATCCTCACCGGCGACCTCCTCCTGTCACGGGCCAGCCAGATCATGTCGCGTCACGGCGAGCGGGCGACGCGCGTCCAGGCCGACACCTTCGAGCGCCTCGTGCTCGGGCAGATGCACGAGACGATCGGCCCCCAGGAGGGGGAGGATCCGGTCGCGCACTATCTGAAAGTCCTCTCCGACAAGACCGGCTCGCTGATCGCCGCGGCCGCGCAGGTCGGACTCATCTTCGCCAACGGACCGCGCGAGCTCGAGCAGCCGCTCGTGCTGTTCGGTGAGAAGGCGGGGGTCGCGTTCCAACTCCTGGACGATGTCATCGACCTCTCCGACGATCCGGACGAGACCGGCAAGGTGCCCGGCACCGACCTGCGTGCAGGCGTGCCGACGATGCCCTATCTGGTGCTGGGACAGCTGACGGATGCCGCATCCGTCGACCTCCGTGCTCGCATCGACGCGGGTGTCGAGCGCATCGCGCAGGGTGAGGACGCGTCGATCCTGGATGCCGAGCTGGACGAATTGCGGCGGCACCGGGCCACGCAGGACACGCTGGACCTCGCCAGGGCGTGGTCGGACGAGGCCGTCGCGGCGCTTCAGGCATTGCCTCGTGGTGCCGTGCGCGAGGCGCTGACGCGTTTCGCCCAGGCTGTCGCCGACCGCTCGAGCTGAGCACAATCGAGAAAGAGATTCACATGACCAAGCTCCGGCTGGCCATCGTCGGCGCGGGCCCCGCGGGCATCTACGCCGCCGACATCCTCCTGAAGGCCGAGCGCAAGTTCGACGTGTCCATCGACCTGTTCGAGCAGCTCCCTGCGCCGTACGGGCTCGTTCGCTACGGCGTCGCGCCCGACCATCCGCGCATCAAGGGCATCATCACCGCCCTGCGCGAAGTGCTGGATCGGGGTGACATCCGGCTGTTCGGCAATGTGCGGTTCGGCGAAGACATCACGCTGGATGACCTCAAGCAGCACTATCACGCGGTGATCTTCGCCACCGGGGCGATCCGCGACACCGACCTGGACATCCCCGGCATCGACGCGGTCGGCTCCTACGGGGCCGCGGACTTCGTGAGCTGGTTCGACGGCCACCCGGATGTGCCGCGCGAGTGGCCGCTGGATGCGGCATCCGTCGCCGTCATCGGCAACGGGAACGTCGCGCTGGACGTCTCGCGGATGCTCGCCAAGCACGCCGAGGACCTGCTGCCCACCGAGATCTCCGACAACGTGCACGCGGGCCTGGCCGAGAGCGCCGTCACCGACGTGCACGTGTTCGGGCGGCGTGGCCCTGCGCAGGTGAAGTTCACTCCGCTCGAACTGCGCGAGCTCGGCGAGCTTCGCGATGTCGACATGGTCGTCTACGACGAGGACTTCGACTACGACGAGGCCTCGAAGGCCGCGATCGCCAGCAACAAGCAGGTGC
This portion of the Microbacterium pygmaeum genome encodes:
- a CDS encoding FAD-dependent oxidoreductase codes for the protein MTKLRLAIVGAGPAGIYAADILLKAERKFDVSIDLFEQLPAPYGLVRYGVAPDHPRIKGIITALREVLDRGDIRLFGNVRFGEDITLDDLKQHYHAVIFATGAIRDTDLDIPGIDAVGSYGAADFVSWFDGHPDVPREWPLDAASVAVIGNGNVALDVSRMLAKHAEDLLPTEISDNVHAGLAESAVTDVHVFGRRGPAQVKFTPLELRELGELRDVDMVVYDEDFDYDEASKAAIASNKQVLVIDRVLQSWRKRDSVNNAGGTASRRLHLHFYAKPHEVVVDDEGRACAFRWERTRPDGAGGVTGTGEFREIPIQAIYRAVGYFGSPLPGVPFDKRHGVIPNHEGQALRKDSNDRVPGVYATGWIKRGPVGLIGHTKSDAMETVRHLINDQGSWWQPADPSEEAIPALLAERGVRWTDLDGWHRLDEHEIGLGEPHGRARIKVVPRDVMIDVSRGE
- a CDS encoding polyprenyl synthetase family protein, which produces MTPSAPGSRVAGKLGLADRTFAGTRSRKLASAVESGLERVDRNLALELSVTDAVADSASRYLYEAGGKRVRPMLALITAQLGDGITDDVIDGASALEITHLGTLYHDDVMDAADKRRGVPSAQTVWGNNIAILTGDLLLSRASQIMSRHGERATRVQADTFERLVLGQMHETIGPQEGEDPVAHYLKVLSDKTGSLIAAAAQVGLIFANGPRELEQPLVLFGEKAGVAFQLLDDVIDLSDDPDETGKVPGTDLRAGVPTMPYLVLGQLTDAASVDLRARIDAGVERIAQGEDASILDAELDELRRHRATQDTLDLARAWSDEAVAALQALPRGAVREALTRFAQAVADRSS
- a CDS encoding demethylmenaquinone methyltransferase; this encodes MTPSPDEANRADLHKDPARVSGMFDQVAKNYDRTNTVLSLGNDRMWRAATTRAVAPRPGQRILDLAAGTGASAVALARSGAQVVAADFSPGMIAEGQRRYGASAPGGGIRNLSFVEADATDLPFADEEFDTVTMSFGLRNVNDPKRALRELQRVTKPGGRLVVCEFSQPPSRAFHGLYRFYNDRILPVVAKTVSSNADAYDYLNESIRDWPDQRTLSAWIRTAGWTDVAYRNLSLGIVALHRARKPDVG
- a CDS encoding DUF402 domain-containing protein, with translation MSEDSTGLPAADPRPAPGTRLVFRWRKWDGGAHWVHECVYLGSDRWGDWFGQPAGWRSFRPGRDFLAGANNVTLLPPSGDYALTVNEIPGASYRTYIDIAWDARWQDGEPTGIDMDLDVVNAVDGRGIFIDDRDEWDEHRVRYGYPLDLVERLEALAVDLERRVTAAEAPFDDATADAWLARLSALGLAAS